The sequence TCCGTGGTCTCTGTGGTGAGTGGTCTCTGTGGTGAGAAGATCACCTTTTTGCATTGGAGTCATGGCTCTAATTGAGCGAACATAAGAGACATTCAGCCTGCTTGCAGGCGGGTTGGAACTTATCTCTACTTTGCATGGATTCATAGTTCCAAACCCATGCATGATAACATTATACGCCATTGCGTTAATAGACGGTACGGTATTTATTTTCAGAACTCGGACATGCGCAACCTTTCAGTTCTTATTATGGCTGTCATCACACTGTTGGGATTTACCCTGTTCCAACACATGAACAGGGCCGAATCTCGCATACTCAGTACCTGGCGTGGACCGATCAGCACCGGTGAGACGCTAGCCGCCAATATGAGCGAAGTTCAGACCCTGACCGGAATGGCTGAACCGCAAGGACGAGGACTTGATGCAACACTCGTTCCGACCGGTAACCCATTGCGAGCTGCCAATACGGTTATGACGCAGGGATATGGCGTCGGTACACACGCACCGGCATCCGTATGGGGGGCCATCGATCTAGCTATCGACGGAAATGGCGATGGGCAAGCTGATCCTGAAGGAACCTGGAACCATCCGGTCTACGCCACCCATGCTGGTCAAGTAAAGATCACGCTCAATAGCTGGCCGGCGGGTAATCACGTTTGGGTTACCAACCAGCTCTACCGTACCGGCTATGCTCACCTCGCCAGTATTGCTGTTAGTGACGGGCAGTGGGTCAAACCCGGTGATGTTATTGGATACGTCGGTTCGACCGGTATGTCGAGCGGTCCACATCTCGATTATCAGGTCTGGGTATGGCAAGATAACCGGTGGGTCAATCAGAATCCGCTCAATTATCAGGTGTTTGAACAGCCAACCCGCTAAATTCATACCCACACATTCCCAATTCGTGTCGGGAAAGCACTTTCGATCGTCCCTAGGGATTTTCAAAGTTTTCATCATACCCGGCAGTAGAACGAGAGAGCGGTAGAGAGCCTTCCAACCTGTACCGCCTTGTGTACAAAGGCGTGCAGCTTCTCGTTTCAACGGCGGTCTGCGGCCACACCCCCTGTTGGCTTGTCGATCATGTACGTCACCGTATCGGTAAGAGGGTGACAGTGTGCTGATGCGCCAACCGGTAGGTTACCACGCGCTGTATGCACAACGCAGGCCAACGGCCCACGCTTTCAGGTGACCGCGAGGGTTGGGGTATCGCATGGGTGATATTCGTCGGTGTCGCTCCGTTCTTGAACCATTCAGCCAGCGACTACATCTCAAAGCTGAGAACTCTGAACAGCCCTAGATCGCCCCCCTCACGCAGCCCGAACGCCCGTGCGTCTTCTCGTCTCTGACGGTAAAAATCAGTAAGACCAGCGCCAACTCTCCTCCTCAGCCACGTTCTCAGACAGTTTGTTTTGACAGCGATTGCTCCAACTCAAGGATTTCTTAGAGGGTGATCAAAAACTTCTCATTGGGCGCGTACCGTGCCCGTGCGACCACTACGGTGGGGTGCCAACGTTCTGTTCCTCCATCCACCGCACGTTCCCCCTGCCGAGCGGGCGGCCCTCACCCCCAGCCCCTCTCCCGCCCTGCGGGAGAGGGGTGATCTAGTTGGTGAACTCGGTATCGTTGACAGACGCAGGCGCAGAGTCGCCGCTGCTACGCCAACCTCACCCCTTCCTCTCCCCGTGGGGGAGAGGAAGGGGTCAGGGGGAAAGTGAGGGCCACTAGGTCTGCGCCGCAGCACTGGCCCTGAAACCGTTGCAACCCTGTTCTAGCACCTAACGGAGACGCATGCGCTGCCCGCCAGCGTTCATCGTGACAGGAGTGGTATGCGAGTGGATCGTACTCTTCCCTCAGACGCTGAAGCGTGGCTTCAGCAGTCTACCCATAGAACTCGCACCTCTGTCAGGCAGATCATCGTTCCAGCCACTATCCCTTGGCCCCTTTAACCGTGCAACCTGTGTCCAATTCCGCCAAACGCCTGCGTTAACGTGAGGAAGACAGTGAACGAACGGTATCGGTACGACCAGCACTTGGCAAGATGCTACACGATTCATTGTGACAGGATTGGTGTTGCCTCGTTAGCATTGACTCATTACGAGAGGCAGCAAACGGATCTTCGTCAACAGAGCGATGAGCCTCGTGCACAATACCATTTTGAAGCTCGCCATAGGCCATCTCATGTTTGCCACACCGGCTTAACAATTCAGCGAGACGAGCCTGGAGTCGACCACGCATTGCAGCCGGGCAAGCCGGAACCAGGCGCAACGCCTGAGCGATGCAGGTCTCAGCCTTGGCGTGCTGCCCCTGGTCAAGTAAGTGAGAGGTCAGTGCGCAGTAAACGATAACGCGATCTATCGGACGGCGAGCAGCATTGATTGCGTATTGCAGATAATTCTCAATCTGATCGTGCATTTTCATACTACTACCCGTTTTTACAGT comes from Chloroflexus sp. Y-396-1 and encodes:
- a CDS encoding M23 family metallopeptidase, yielding MRNLSVLIMAVITLLGFTLFQHMNRAESRILSTWRGPISTGETLAANMSEVQTLTGMAEPQGRGLDATLVPTGNPLRAANTVMTQGYGVGTHAPASVWGAIDLAIDGNGDGQADPEGTWNHPVYATHAGQVKITLNSWPAGNHVWVTNQLYRTGYAHLASIAVSDGQWVKPGDVIGYVGSTGMSSGPHLDYQVWVWQDNRWVNQNPLNYQVFEQPTR